A segment of the Elaeis guineensis isolate ETL-2024a chromosome 6, EG11, whole genome shotgun sequence genome:
AGATGATTGAATTGTGAGAAAATGGGAGCAGGCAGGCATCTAAATTCCTTTTTAAATCCAGTGCTCAAAAGATGACATCAAGGAATGAAATATGTCTTAGGCATGAAGTTTCAAGCTAAGAATGgatttcttttataaaaaaaaatcatgaacatTGAATGTCATTGTAGGATTCTCTTGATTAGAAATGCATAGAATAATGGTACGGCTTTAAGCCTTGCTCCCTTTTGCCCTTGCTGAGAAATTGCAAAGAAAATCACAGCACATTATAGTCTAACCCCTTCATCATTTAAATCACCCATATTTTGGAGATAGAATATacatttaattttcaaattctggGCACTAATTATGTTCATCTCTTTCTGGAAAGTTCATATTTTCCATTAAGTTGTAAGTGTGAATTCCATTTTTCCCGCAGTTACAATAAATTGTTCCAATCCGATGGAAACAGTCCCCACTTATGGAACATTTTGTATTTAAAAACGGGCTGCTTGCCTGCTTTGGAAACTGACAAAAGATTTCGAAGCACTTTACTTCGGATTCAAACCAGTATCACATACATATGGGCAGAATACTGAAAAAACCTGCATTTGAGAATGCCTCTATTATTTTTCGGATCTGTCGTCCCTCCAACCATGTTAAAGAGTGACAAAAAGTGCACCTATGATATAGAGCAATGTCCTCGTTGATGCTTCTTCTGGGTTAGGCTTTATGCAGGGAAACTTTAATAGTCCATGTGCGAAAGGATCTTGGGTTTGTAAAGCATGCACACTGCATGTGTGAAAATTGTGAAGCAGAATATGGTATAAACTTCTCTATTCTGAGATGGCTGCCAAAAAAGAAAGTGATCTACTCGATTTATTTATTTCGAAATCATTTTATGATACTCTGCGAGATCAGACAGAAATCAGTTCGTTATTAGCATTCTTATGTCGGTTTCCCATTATTAAGCAATCATCAACTGAAACTGAATTTAGGTTTTCAGGTGTAATCCTTTTGCTTTGTCTCATCACTTGTGGATATGCAGGTCTAGGGGGACAATGTTGTATACAGAACACAGGCTAATTCTCAATCCCTGCTCAAAATGGACCAATTATTGAGTAAAAGAGTAAACAAATGCTACACCTTAATCATTCCATAGTTCCACCATACAAATCTTTAAATGTAAAGTATATGAAGATTTGTTGGCGAATGAAAGAATGTAACTAGAACACTTTGTACATGCTTTGGCTCCTACAAGTAACAATTGTTAAGACATATCTCACCCAGCTGGGAGAAAAGGATATGCTTGCAATAAAGTGGTGAACATATATGGACCATTACATTGTTATCCTTAGTTGTATGAACATCTTTATTGcacaataatataaaaaattacaaTTAAATCCAAGCCCTCACTAACATATTTACAATGATCACAACACATGCACCTGCTATGATTTGATCGAGTCCTGGGGAGTTGTGTCAGATTCAAACTTGCAATCAGCTCTTAATGCAGCCAACCATGAATCCACCTGAAAACAGAGAACACTTAAAGAATTACAAGCTGGAAGGAGCAAAAGACAGTTCAGTTTCTAGAATGACATTTACATTATTACCATGCTGCATATAAGGATACCCAATTAGGTTAATCAAAAGAATGAATGGTCACTGAAAATGTGCTAAAGGTGTGCCTGATGCAGTTAGCACATTAAACAAGCcaaaagagagattttttttttttttttcatatattcaaCACTGATATGTTTGGAGTAAATTCTTTTACTGGAAATCCAATGTAATCCAATGGTGATGTAAGACAGTAACCATGACCAAGGCTTATCAATTTGATAATTTATAACATGCAAGAAAAGTTAAAATCTCGGTTATTGATGATTGGGAAGGAGCATAAAATTCAAAAGAAGAAACGATGTACCTCTGTTGGTATTGTTAAATTTCAGATAAATTTTGAAGCTAAGAGGTCCCATTTaagctcacaaaaaaaaaatttgcagatACTGACATGGAGAGTATCATTACATTTTTTTCTACATACAACTTTTCACTCCATGCTTATCCCATACAGGATAAAACATAGAATAAGTATCAACCAACAGCAGAGATCAAATAAACTCCAAAGGTTCTGACAGCATTAGGATTGCCTTGATCTGAGAAGCTTCAGTTCGGCTTGAGCTCTGCTCAACTATAAGCTCAGTCAGGTTCGGCTCATAGTTGGTTGAGCTGAGTTTGAAATTTGCTTCTCAGGCTTGGCTCGATAAGGCTCAAAATTGGGTGTAAAGTAAATGTTTCATTGGCTGATACTACATTAAACTTTAAGTGATGACCCAGTTAGGATGTCATGTTTTGTATGGTGATGATACATCTGATTGTATATTTCAAGTTTTTTTCCTGAATTTTTATGATTAAGCTTTGATCGTTGGATATTTTAAATTGTTAGAATCAAGTTAAACTTTAATTCAACTTGATAGATGCTTGAATTGGTTTTAGTTTAATTCAAGGTTATCAAGCCGATTGAAATGACACAGTTTTGGCTTGGTCCAAATTAGGCTTGACTAGAAATAGGAAAAGAAACTTACTCTCATAAATACTATCACCGTGGAGGAGGGGAAAACTAATCCAGAGAATGAGTCATGAcataaaaggagagaaaaaattgacctcTTGATCAGCACCTTTTGTGGTAGAGATATATATGCACAGACTCAACTCACAAACCTAAGCATGGTAATACATGTTATTTTACAAAAACCACTAAAAGTCCTGCACAATTGTCGCAAGGAGTATGTGATCCTAACCTAATATTACTATGTTCAAACACAGCTACACAACCTTTACATTTTTAGCTTCATTTTAATTACTTTTGGATTTGTAAGCCTTCTAATGAAGAATATGAATGCCTCACTTTTCAGTTATCACAGTTAAAGAAAGAAAACTTGGAGGTTGAAAAGGCACACTTACAACAACTAAAAGCCTAAAAAAGGATATACCTGTATTTTGGAAGCACTTGAGCATTCAAATCGCAATCCATGACAGGTCAAAACATAAAATGCATATcttttttgttcatcttcttgtttCAAGCTTGGCTGTGACCCAACTTCAACAACATCTAATGTGGAGTCTTGGGGTGGTAGTGAACCGACTTCAACAACATCAGATAATAATGTTGAGTCTTGAGGGCTCAAATCTGCATGAAAAGTTTTTTAAAAACACTAGTTAACAAGCTGCACCTGGTAATCAATAATGGATACATCATTTTTCTGGAAGATCTGTCATGGATATTTGCAATTGCAGTGCCAATGCAACAACATTGATTCCTAATAGTCTAACATCATCAATCTAAAACTATTGTCATTACCAGGCTTCAGTTCCAATATTATAGGATGTCCACACACCGTACAGTTGCTAATTGAAATTGTTGCACACATAACTCAGATGCATATTTTATACCAGAGCTTTCAACTGCTCTCTCCTTTTCATATCTCCTCACATTTTATTTATGGTTGTCAACCTTGCCAGCAAAATTTTCCAGAAATAAAAGTGCGGTAGACATCTTCTATAATATATGAATCATTTGAACTCCTACAAGGTAATTAGTTTTTTTTAATATACTTCCCACATTCAACACCTTTGAAGATGGTCCAAGATCTTGAAACATGGCTGTCCTAAATGCATGACAAGGTTGTAGAAAAATTACAGGTTTTTTAAACTTGGAGAAGGATTGATACCTGTAGATTTGAGATAATAGAAGATACATGACCCTTGAAGAACAACAAAGCGGGGAAGCCAATCATCAACTTCTTCATCATCTATTACGGGTGGTTCTCCAGGAAGTTGTGTCCATCTCTATGTACATAGGTGGAAGACAAATAATTAGTTACCACACAACAGTGGAATATATATATGATTGCAGAAATTATGAAAGAGTTATAAGATAACCAATCTGAGGATAAGCGGGCAGTACAGTTCGAATATACAGATACCCAGAAAGCCGAGCGAGCCTCAAAAGTTCATCAAGATGTTCCAACCTGGACATAACACAAATGACAAGAACATGAGCAGCTAAACTTATAAAAACTGGATATTAGGTTGGCAAGAAGTCATGATGGAGGAAGTAATGCCATTTTGGTGCCAAAGCGATAATGGAAAATATGACACCTCACAACATGGAAAAGTAAGTGGCTTCAGGAGAAAAGAGGAAGTGGCAGAGGTATCATTCCCATCAATAATATCTAAAACTGGTACAATAGTCATGGTGATGCAAGGGGATGAGGACCCACTGACAACACGGAAGAATCAAGATGATTTTGAGATGCTAGGCTTTGACCCAATATATGGCAAATTAACATTACGAAGGTACTTGTTGGGAAGGAAGAGAATGCACAATGGAAGGAAAGGATGAGATCTATTGGGTTGAAAGAATCACCACAAGTAGCAAAAAGCCTTCAAGTTTATTGTCGATATACAACACATCCAATTAGAATGTTACATAATCCCCATAACAAaacgaaagaaaaaaagaaagaaaggaaaagaatcaAGTCATTCAAGTTATGATATATCTGCCACCAGTGTAGCATTTCATGGTTAATAATTTACAAGTCATGTAGTTCATAACAAGATATGTCATACCATACCAAGCTAAATGATACGAAACGTACTGTACCATAGCAGTTCGATAATGATATATAGTACAGCGACATACTGACACTCGGTACATCAAACTGGCTCCGGTACTAAGGCGCATCAACATAGTACAAGGGGACACCAATCGGGGCCTGATACCAAGACAGCATACCTTGGCTTTCATAAAACTAGAGTTTATGACTTTAAGCTGCACTCAGCTTTCCAAGGTGAACGAAGATAAAATCACGGACGCATACCAATTTTAtctatgttaaaaaaaaataagaatgatACTGTGGCTATGGCACCATCCGGTTAACTACCATAAGATGCTAAAACACCTAAATGACTGGTAGGAGAAACTTTGGTGTCAGATTTAAATCTTGGAAGTGAAAGATGACTATTACCCAGAGAACAGCAAACTTGTCTTCCCATCTAAAACATTCACTTCCAAAGCTGAATTTCAGAACATTACCTTAAGGACCCACACATGAAGATAAGACCCAGAATAGGCAAAACAAAATACCCAAAATGGCCACTGAACTTAGATTTTCATCTGATACAAATAGGAAGGTGTAGTAGAACTTACTGGGCTTTCAGATAAGCTTCTCTTTCTTCCGCATCTGTGATTTCTGATCGAAGTGATTCTACTTCTGTCTTAGTTAGTACAATCTGCACAATCAAAACCACCATCTCAAATAAAGACATAAAATAATTAGCAACAATTAGAACAAAAGAATATATGCATGCGGGCATGCATGTATAATGCAGCACACTCAGGTTAACCTTATCATCATCATCACTGCCAGATGACCAAGGAAGACGTGGTAGAGAAAAGAAGTTCAGCAAAGATGCAGCTCTCATTACTCTTCCTACAGCCCACGAATGGCTATGAGGTCTGTAATCAAAAACCATACAAATGCTATAATATCATAAAAGGtgaatagatttaaaatatgctCAAGTTATCAGAGACATATTTAAACCTCAATGAACAATCAGTCACCGAGTTCCTTGTCTGGAGACAGTCATCAGATGCTTTTGTGGCCTGGAAGTGTTCTGGGAAAACCTCTATTTGTCCATAAATATCATCCATTAAGCTGACTCACTTTTGCATAATGGTGCTTAAATTGTATGTAAAATTGGGCATCTAAAAGTATATTGATTTGCTTACAGCTGCAGGAAGAATATCTATCAGAAAAAATCAGTTTTCACACACTTGTCTTCATTACCAAATACCAATCATCATATGTAGCCAAAAAAATCAAACAACACTTATTGGGATGGCAAATCTACTATGTGAATTTTCAAGTGACAATACCAAAGGAAAAAGGAAATAAGGAACTTTAGATTATACCATTACATTTGCATGCAAAGGCCCTATTAAATTTTCTGGAAGATGAGGGGCCAATTATTAGTTAAGCAACCACAAAAGAAAAATTCTAAAGGTTACGTAAACTCTCAATGTTATCAAAATAGAAAATCATGTCAAATCAACTATATTAGAAAGTCaacaaatattaataaaataaatgtgCTGAATAATTTCTATATGTGTCGATACCAAAATTCATGACAAGTTGATTTTTTTGTCGACGATTATAAATTGCCAAATTATGAAACAAAGTGAATATCCAATTCTGTTCTGATTCAATAATCTCTGAAGCAGTAAGGGGTCCACAGTTTGTGAAAATTTCAGAATTCAGACTAAgttttatatgaatttgttatcaATAAAATCAGAAATAAATATTCTATAGAGATTCTATCTGATTAGACAGAATATTGAACAAAATCTGATCACCAGAATGAcctcaaattaattttgatgcatTTCGATGGCCATCAAGAGACAGGTCACTTTGACAATTTATTTTGATGGTTCAGCTTGTAGCATATGCACTGAAAACTCATATCTGCCTGTTGCATCAAGAGATTCATGCATTAGAATCCGTATGCCATGAGAGAATGTTGAAATCTTTAAAGAAACACAGCTGGAATGCGCACCTCATGCCTTCTCTAAGgagattttaaaatatataattttatttttcatatccaTTATTATAACCTCTATTCTGGGGATTTCTTACTGCTCCTAAAATTCAACATTACAAGTTACACACTCTAACTTTATTAATTAACCTAAAAATATCTACACCTTTTTTAAGATGGATCAGATAACCAACTTTCATTTTGATAGCATGGAAGTGAAAAGATGCAAGCTAGAAGAGTATTAGATTTTCAAAatttcaattcagactcttgtCACTGTTTCTCTAAATATTCATTTAGAGTGAAAAAGATATCAAGGTCTTGAAAGAGAAATAGCTAATCCAAAACTATGTTAAATTATAGcaaatactttttcatcaatctaTTTGAAGTGGAAATCAGGAACTTATCATCTTAAAGAGTCATATTTGAAGAGTGTAAGTGTCAAAACTCAAAAGTTACTAAATTGGTCATGTAATGGACTAAGTCACTTCTAGAGTCAACAGGAGTGGATATTTATGCTTTAAACAGCCTTTGTATGTTGGCTCTATAAAGCTCTAAATTTTGCAAGACAGAACTAACAGAGCACAAAGTTCTGTTCTGAAAAATTATGCAACCTCAtattctccttttctttcttcctcatcTATTCTTCTCCATCTGCTTATATTTCAAAGCCAAAACAtgttttcttctctattttcacCATAACTTGGAGGTATCTGATAAGGTTCCTGGTAGCCCTTTCTTTCTTAAACATGAAGCTCTTCCACCATTTTTTGTCGCACCCTCTTGTTCCAAAATCTAAGTTCGCACTAAAATAGATCTGATTGTTTGTCAACAACTTAACATGGTATAGAGATCGCAAATTCAAATTTGGATGCAATAATCcaagaaacaaaaattaaaaagctTTGCCGTTTCTAAAAGCAAGATTATAACAATCTTTACTCCTAGATTACCAGGGTCACTTTAACATCCATCTATCATCCTAGCAATAAATTCAATACGATAAATCCCGAAAGCTCCCAAAACAAACAACATCAAGCCACCCCAAATCAAAACCATATGCACTAACGAGATCAAAACTCAGCACCCAAAATCCCTGCCAGCAATCATGTGCAGCTGCTCATACATGCAAATCAAATCCAGTGACAAATCAGATTCAACGATTGACCAAGAATCCAAACTCAACCTCCTATGATCTCGTAACAAAAGATAAATTGATCCCCCGTTGATCTCAAAAGAAAGCAACAAGCAAAAAACAAAGTCACGAAACCGAGATTGGATCAAAATCGACAGTTCATCTAGGATAAATTCGATAACAACGACTCACCAATAAATTAAGGGAAGAAATAACAAGGGTCGGACCTGGGACAGGGttttccctctctctttttgtttGCTGTTGTCGCCGGAGCTCTTGGACGCTTCTTGGGTGCGGGGGTTCCTTCGCGGTGGGTAATTTTTATCGGTTCGGGAATTTTGGCGGGAAAAAGACGGTTATGCCCCGCCCGCTCCGCCCACCGGGCCTTTCCCGGTCGTCGCTGGTGACGTACACGGATTCGTTTGGGGGTTCGGGAATCAACGGGACACAAATGAGAACATGAGCTCCACGCTGTTGCCTGTTGGGTGGGCAATACTACTGGCGTACTTCATCCTGGGAGTGGGACCACGCTTAGGTAAATCAGATCAATGGATTGACAGGATACTGTGCAACTTTAAAAAGGGTTCATATGCTTTGTCCCACTTGAAAAACCAGCAGAGTGGCATCCTTAGGTCATTAGCTTTTTCTAGAAGATAAATAGTATTACTTGTTTGGTTCTGGTTTGGTTGTCACTTCACAAGTCTGCTGATCAAAGTTTTACTTCTCAATTTATTGGTGGTTATTTATTTCTCAGTCCTTGATTTATGTAGATTATTACGAGTTACCATCCTAATCCTAAGCCTAATATTATATGAAAGTGGCTGCGTTCTCCGACTTTTCAATTCCCATAATAATTCTAAGTAGATTTATGTCACAAAAATTTAAATCCTACTAAAGTTATAACTGTCACCCAGCCTCAATGCGGAGCTGGCTGGATGGCTGCAGACGATCAGTGGAGTTCAAGTTGGTAAGGTTAACCCGAGCTTGGTGCTAATCCTTGGGCagagataaaaaaagaaaaaaaaagtttgatgttAATAACTGTACTCTAAGGGTTTTggaattgaatctaatttgaaatagtaaaaatatgaaaGTCTATTTATTAGAGATTATCTGATAAATAATTTTCTAATATCTAAGTCAGacattgatattaaaaaataatggagCTTCTAAAATAGCAAGGTGGCAACATAATAATGTAACCAAGAGAATTCAGTTGAACATTCTTTGAGATGCGGTTTAGATAGACAAGAATCGGTATCCATCACCGAGCAAATTGGATATATGCAGTGGCTGTTTTGGTAACATCACATGCACAAAGAAACTGCACGCTTTGGTGAATTATTGCCAATTGGAAAGGAGTTGGAAATTTAACCAGCTCTACACATACTTTTATGGTTGGCCGCATAGCAAATTTTGCTTGCTTAGTTTGCAAGATCAACTGTGCTTGGTTTTGAGGCATATTACTGCATAGCAACGATAGACTCCAAGAGTTACTTGTTGTACCACAGCAAATAATAAATTTGTCTAGATCGGTAATGTTGTACTTCATGGAGCTAATTTTACCATCCAGCTTGAGAGGTTATAACCCAATTGTAATTggcaaattctttgtgcaccacgaatggtgtaaaaaatttaatatgaaaTATATCGCTTTGCCTGATTGGCGTACGTAATCATCACTTTTCAACatacatttaatgtctgcagaacgatttttttgtttaaaaattttatatgacgaaaatatttatattttttaataaaattataatattctatgtctatattatgacattctgtatccagaaagtcataatttttgtccACGGAATGTCATAGTataatataggatgtcataatatatacaaaatattataatatttttttaaaaaaataaaaatatttttattatttaaaattttcaaataaaaaaataaagttgtaaatattaaatacgcattgaaaagtagttggataaaaatatattttttatattatgatattttggaccatattatgacaCTCTGGACTATAATACGTcacaaaattttataatttttttttaaaaaaataaaaatatttttatcatataaaatttttaaataaaaaaaattattctatcgtTACTGAATATACAtcgaaaaataattattatataaattaattagataaaataATATGTTTGGCATTGAATTTTGTACGTCACCTACAGGACGTGATAATTGAATAAGAT
Coding sequences within it:
- the LOC105047333 gene encoding uncharacterized protein isoform X2 produces the protein MDDIYGQIEVFPEHFQATKASDDCLQTRNSVTDCSLRPHSHSWAVGRVMRAASLLNFFSLPRLPWSSGSDDDDKIVLTKTEVESLRSEITDAEEREAYLKAQLEHLDELLRLARLSGYLYIRTRWTQLPGEPPVIDDEEVDDWLPRFVVLQGSCIFYYLKSTDLSPQDSTLLSDVVEVGSLPPQDSTLDVVEVGSQPSLKQEDEQKRYAFYVLTCHGLRFECSSASKIQVDSWLAALRADCKFESEYRSASRTVRALLSASRRSPLLSEGRTVAAATITTLGGKVPSFYERVDYKNSAGGWISGVLAVPAAAYMLQGQEVSAAEPERTFIAIKPDGVQRGLIAEILSRFERKGYKLVAIKLVLPSKEFAQKHYHDLKDRPFFDGLCDFLSSGPVLAMVWEGEGVIKYGRKLIGATDPQKSEPGTIRGDLAVVVGRNIIHGSDGPETAKDEIALWFEPTELVSYTSNAEKWLYGVN